In Hwangdonia lutea, a single window of DNA contains:
- the ligA gene encoding NAD-dependent DNA ligase LigA, whose product MNIKQHIQNLRNVLREHNYNYYVLDNPTISDYDFDIKLKELQELEAKHPEFFDANSPSQRVGGEVTKNFETIAHEHRMYSLDNSYSKQDLQDWETRIKKLVDGAIQYTCELKYDGASISLTYENGLLTKAVTRGDGFQGDNVTANVKTIKSVPLQLKGDYPPKFDIRGEIVLPFDGFHKMNEERIALGEEPYRNPRNTASGSLKLQDSAEVAKRPLECLLYNITGANLGITTQFESLEKARQWGFKVPDAAKLANSIDDVLEFINYWNVHRHDLPYETDGVVVKVNSLQQQEELGYTAKAPRWAMAYKFKAEQVSTRLNEITYQVGRTGAITPVANLEPVELAGTTVKRASLHNADQIEKLDIRVGDTVFVEKGGEIIPKIIAVDLTKRNPDSVPTQYITHCPECQTELVRQEGEAQHYCPNYNGCKPQIIGRIQHFISRKAMDIEGLGGETVALLVNEGLIDNYSDLYELTKEQVLPLERMAEKSAENLVAGIEVSKQIPFERVLFALGIRFVGETVAKKLAKHYKSIDAIAQASEEDLVNVDEIGVKIAQSVTAFFQDEKNVSIVNRLKQFGVQLEISADQLKGQTNILQGQSIVVTGVFESISRNDLKKLIEDNGGKVSNSISSKTSYIVAGANMGPSKKLKAEQLNIDIISEYEFLQKVDRN is encoded by the coding sequence ATGAATATAAAACAACACATACAAAACCTGCGTAACGTATTACGCGAGCACAATTACAATTACTACGTCCTCGATAATCCCACCATTTCAGATTACGATTTCGATATAAAGCTAAAAGAACTCCAAGAGCTGGAAGCTAAGCATCCCGAGTTTTTTGATGCCAATTCGCCATCCCAACGTGTTGGAGGCGAAGTCACCAAAAATTTTGAAACCATTGCGCACGAGCACCGTATGTATTCGTTGGATAATTCGTATTCTAAACAAGATTTGCAAGATTGGGAAACCCGCATTAAAAAGTTGGTTGATGGCGCTATTCAATACACTTGCGAATTAAAATACGATGGGGCTTCTATAAGTTTAACCTACGAAAACGGACTATTGACCAAAGCCGTCACCCGAGGCGACGGATTTCAAGGCGATAATGTAACGGCAAACGTAAAAACCATAAAATCGGTGCCGCTACAGTTAAAAGGTGATTATCCACCAAAATTCGATATTCGTGGCGAAATTGTTTTGCCCTTTGATGGGTTTCATAAAATGAACGAGGAGCGTATTGCATTGGGCGAAGAACCCTACCGTAACCCAAGAAATACGGCGTCGGGAAGTTTAAAGCTTCAGGATAGTGCCGAAGTAGCAAAACGGCCGCTGGAATGTTTATTGTACAATATTACGGGGGCAAACTTGGGTATTACAACCCAATTTGAAAGTTTGGAAAAAGCAAGACAATGGGGGTTTAAGGTGCCAGATGCTGCAAAACTTGCGAATTCCATTGATGACGTTTTGGAGTTTATAAATTATTGGAATGTGCACCGACACGATTTACCTTATGAAACCGATGGGGTGGTAGTTAAAGTGAATAGCTTGCAACAACAAGAGGAGTTGGGCTATACCGCGAAAGCACCGCGTTGGGCTATGGCGTACAAATTTAAGGCCGAACAGGTTTCAACGCGGCTAAACGAAATTACGTATCAAGTTGGGCGCACGGGAGCCATTACGCCTGTGGCTAATTTAGAGCCGGTAGAGTTGGCTGGTACAACCGTAAAGCGGGCGTCGTTACATAATGCCGACCAGATAGAAAAATTAGACATTAGAGTAGGGGATACGGTTTTTGTTGAAAAAGGCGGGGAAATTATCCCAAAAATTATCGCTGTTGATTTAACAAAACGTAACCCAGATTCTGTCCCAACCCAATACATTACGCATTGTCCTGAATGCCAAACTGAATTGGTGCGACAAGAAGGTGAGGCACAGCATTATTGCCCCAATTACAATGGTTGTAAACCTCAAATTATCGGTCGTATTCAACATTTTATATCTAGAAAAGCTATGGATATTGAAGGCTTAGGTGGTGAAACCGTAGCGCTTTTGGTCAATGAAGGTTTAATTGATAACTATTCTGATTTATACGAATTAACAAAAGAGCAAGTATTGCCTTTGGAGCGCATGGCAGAAAAAAGTGCAGAAAACTTGGTTGCAGGTATTGAAGTGTCAAAGCAAATCCCTTTTGAACGTGTTTTGTTTGCTCTCGGTATCCGGTTTGTTGGAGAAACGGTTGCCAAAAAATTAGCTAAACATTATAAAAGTATTGATGCTATTGCCCAGGCATCAGAGGAAGATTTGGTAAATGTTGATGAAATAGGCGTTAAAATAGCACAAAGTGTTACCGCTTTTTTTCAAGATGAAAAGAATGTTTCAATTGTAAATAGGTTAAAACAGTTTGGAGTCCAGTTGGAAATATCAGCAGATCAACTTAAAGGGCAAACTAATATTTTACAAGGGCAATCCATTGTGGTAACCGGTGTTTTTGAATCTATTTCCAGAAATGATCTAAAAAAACTTATCGAAGACAATGGTGGTAAGGTTAGTAATTCCATTTCTTCAAAAACGAGTTATATCGTTGCAGGTGCTAATATGGGACCAAGTAAAAAACTAAAGGCTGAACAACTAAATATAGATATTATTAGCGAATATGAATTCCTACAAAAAGTTGATAGAAACTAG
- the prmC gene encoding peptide chain release factor N(5)-glutamine methyltransferase: MNIKDIQNKFHEALDAIYGKEEVDSFFFMLIDSYYQISRLQLAMAPDFKIDNQDAILNALEALKQEKPIQYILGETEFYGLPFKVNKHVLIPRPETEELVEWVISEYKIQNSVFSILDIGTGSGCIAIALAKNLPNAKVYALDVSKDALKTARQNAELNHVEIEFIEADILTCRHAELVSASHKFDVIVSNPPYVREQEKAQIKNNVLNNEPHLALFVKDENPLLFYDAISRFATHKLSEKGMLFFEINEYLGNDMIRLLNNKQFKNIELKQDIFRKDRMIKGVFN; this comes from the coding sequence ATGAATATAAAGGACATTCAAAATAAATTTCACGAAGCCTTAGATGCTATTTACGGCAAAGAAGAAGTAGATAGTTTCTTTTTCATGCTAATAGATTCTTATTATCAAATTTCAAGACTGCAATTGGCGATGGCGCCCGATTTTAAAATTGATAACCAAGATGCTATTTTAAATGCTTTAGAAGCCTTAAAACAAGAAAAGCCCATTCAATATATTTTAGGGGAAACTGAATTTTATGGTCTGCCTTTTAAAGTAAATAAGCATGTTTTGATACCACGACCAGAAACCGAAGAATTGGTAGAATGGGTGATTTCGGAATACAAAATTCAGAATTCAGTATTTAGCATTTTAGATATAGGTACGGGTAGCGGATGCATTGCTATTGCATTGGCTAAAAACCTGCCAAATGCTAAAGTTTATGCTTTAGATGTGAGTAAAGATGCGTTAAAAACAGCAAGGCAAAATGCGGAATTAAACCATGTTGAAATTGAATTTATTGAAGCTGATATTTTGACGTGCCGTCATGCTGAACTTGTTTCAGCATCGCATAAGTTTGATGTTATTGTATCCAACCCGCCATATGTTCGTGAACAGGAAAAAGCACAAATAAAAAACAATGTTTTAAATAACGAGCCGCATTTGGCACTGTTTGTAAAAGATGAAAACCCACTTTTGTTTTACGATGCTATTTCGCGTTTTGCAACGCATAAATTAAGTGAAAAAGGCATGCTGTTTTTTGAAATTAATGAATATCTTGGCAACGATATGATTCGGTTGTTAAATAACAAACAATTTAAAAATATCGAGCTAAAACAGGATATCTTTCGAAAAGATAGAATGATAAAAGGTGTATTTAATTAA
- a CDS encoding GNAT family N-acetyltransferase, with protein sequence MSKDTIVIREIRPEDNAQIEAVIRACFHEFKIPLEGTAYADNETPRMYESYQNANDVYFVVDDNGVVLGGGGIKPLKDFGAEVCEIQKMYFSPKIRGKGYGKLMFEKCMEAAKKMGYKQCYLESASQLKAAIHIYESYGFKHLKGALGNTGHYSCGVWMLKDL encoded by the coding sequence ATGAGTAAAGATACTATAGTTATTCGAGAAATTAGGCCCGAAGATAACGCACAAATTGAAGCCGTTATTAGGGCGTGTTTTCACGAGTTTAAAATCCCGTTGGAAGGTACAGCTTACGCCGATAATGAAACGCCGAGGATGTACGAATCGTATCAAAACGCCAACGATGTTTATTTTGTTGTTGACGATAACGGTGTTGTTTTAGGTGGTGGTGGCATTAAGCCTTTAAAGGATTTTGGGGCGGAGGTTTGCGAAATTCAAAAAATGTATTTTTCACCAAAAATTAGAGGAAAGGGATACGGGAAATTGATGTTTGAAAAATGTATGGAAGCCGCCAAAAAAATGGGTTACAAACAGTGTTATTTAGAATCGGCATCGCAACTTAAAGCCGCCATTCATATTTACGAGAGCTATGGTTTTAAACATTTAAAAGGTGCATTGGGAAATACCGGACATTATTCATGTGGTGTTTGGATGTTAAAAGATTTATGA